The following are encoded together in the Raineyella sp. LH-20 genome:
- a CDS encoding SGNH/GDSL hydrolase family protein, with amino-acid sequence MNRERWGNVGLVVLAVVTVAAVVLTFLKMERATAEPATALPAPTASSAATRPRAVFLGDAYTTGTGSDGTRWTTLVAERMGWDEVNLGHDGTGYVTSVTGDLAKKYCGLDRCPSYGETVDDVVAAKPDIVVVSGGRVDGTRKVSSAAAALFADLSSKVPAARVIVVAPFFDDDPVPAWLTAQASALEAAAAEAGVDYIDAGQPLTGHSELLSGDGVRPNAQGHGALADAVAEKLGD; translated from the coding sequence ATGAACAGGGAGCGTTGGGGAAACGTCGGCCTCGTCGTTCTGGCCGTGGTGACCGTGGCGGCCGTGGTGTTGACCTTCCTGAAGATGGAGCGCGCCACCGCCGAACCGGCGACGGCCCTGCCCGCACCGACCGCCTCGTCCGCCGCCACCCGCCCGCGGGCGGTGTTCCTCGGCGATGCCTACACCACCGGCACCGGCAGTGACGGGACCCGATGGACGACCCTGGTGGCCGAGCGGATGGGCTGGGACGAGGTCAACCTCGGCCACGACGGCACCGGCTATGTCACGTCCGTGACCGGCGACCTGGCCAAGAAGTACTGCGGTCTCGACCGCTGTCCGTCGTACGGCGAGACGGTCGACGACGTGGTGGCGGCGAAGCCGGACATCGTCGTGGTCTCCGGCGGCCGGGTCGACGGGACGAGGAAGGTCTCCTCGGCGGCCGCAGCCTTGTTCGCCGATCTCAGTTCGAAGGTGCCGGCGGCCCGCGTCATCGTGGTCGCGCCGTTCTTCGACGATGACCCTGTCCCGGCCTGGTTGACCGCGCAGGCGAGCGCACTCGAGGCTGCCGCGGCCGAGGCGGGCGTCGACTACATCGACGCCGGGCAGCCGCTCACCGGGCACAGCGAGCTCCTGTCGGGCGATGGGGTCCGGCCCAATGCACAGGGCCACGGGGCTCTCGCCGATGCTGTTGCTGAGAAGCTCGGCGACTGA
- a CDS encoding acyltransferase translates to MGLGLKTRARRMAEAIAFSGMVSMRSRWKVLRRLGWSGIGPAHIRDGCYINGTDLTTAPGCYFNREVLIDCSAAVTLGSHVQIGPRAMIMTATHQVGEQCMRAGAPDPRPITIGDGVWIGAGAIVLPGVTVGDGCIIAGGAVVTTDCAPDGLYAGCPAVRHKDLPVASHGE, encoded by the coding sequence ATGGGGTTGGGGCTGAAGACGCGCGCCCGGCGGATGGCCGAGGCGATCGCGTTCTCCGGGATGGTCAGCATGCGATCGAGGTGGAAGGTGCTGCGTCGACTCGGCTGGTCCGGGATCGGCCCCGCGCACATCCGCGACGGCTGCTACATCAACGGCACCGACCTGACCACCGCTCCGGGCTGCTACTTCAACCGCGAAGTGCTGATCGACTGCTCGGCCGCGGTGACGCTCGGCAGTCACGTGCAGATCGGTCCCCGGGCGATGATCATGACCGCCACCCACCAGGTCGGCGAACAGTGCATGCGGGCCGGAGCGCCGGATCCGCGGCCGATCACCATCGGTGACGGCGTGTGGATCGGAGCGGGCGCGATCGTCCTCCCCGGGGTGACTGTCGGGGACGGGTGCATCATCGCCGGCGGCGCGGTGGTCACGACGGACTGCGCGCCGGACGGCCTGTACGCCGGCTGCCCGGCCGTACGGCACAAGGACCTGCCGGTCGCGAGCCACGGGGAGTAG
- a CDS encoding ATP-binding cassette domain-containing protein — translation MDTLLDIVGITKSYGSNRVLDGVDLSVGRGEVVGIVGENGAGKSTLMSVFSGLLQADGGTMRLNNAPYWPKDATDAQSRGVGIIQQDFSLDPTLTVARAIFRNTYQADRPQRALIRPAQWLLDDAAVGLDPDTPLGELAHAEQGLVEAVRLLAEDAQLVIMDEVAATLNVKEIDQLHFIISRLTRQGRSVLYVSHRLHEVQAVASRIAVVRNGRVPEVLDPRQVSAEDIAAHMRTRAARRAWFPDRLDEEFAVEEAETETASPTRALPPLTDPSPTDLPHAEPTHTGSTHTESTHSGPTHTESARGFTPGHTFSPTYTPSSTSYAPSPAPVAPSQPAASQPVAASTTMWATPSAPTTTWTKAAPARIDAPAAETTPAWFTEPASTATPTSPSPAAPAAPVGGGRRAIASDDGRTYADESVDESQQVVLEVAGLDAPGTSGHPVHDISFSVFSGEVLGITGPRRAGQDAIVGALNGRAPGTFRTLRINGYNRSISSAEDAALLKIAYLAGPDEETGEERKRSVARAMMTGGWADGSSFESEVDGIATILGALEKLHSATKRLRGRRALRHGVKPEEAGSTLSGGQQQMVLLDELMTQDADVLIVNEPGRGLDFDARAVLRGKLSDAAENGAAVLLISTDVDELARSCRRVLVLDEGRIARTIEGSPLSAADLTAALAQLG, via the coding sequence GTGGACACGCTCCTCGACATCGTCGGCATCACCAAGTCCTACGGCAGCAATCGCGTCCTCGACGGTGTCGACTTGTCAGTGGGGCGTGGCGAAGTCGTCGGCATCGTCGGTGAGAACGGCGCCGGCAAGTCCACACTGATGTCGGTCTTCTCCGGTCTGCTGCAGGCCGACGGTGGGACGATGCGCCTGAACAACGCGCCGTACTGGCCCAAGGACGCCACCGACGCGCAGTCGCGCGGAGTCGGCATCATCCAGCAGGACTTCAGCCTGGACCCGACGCTGACGGTCGCCCGCGCCATCTTCCGCAACACCTACCAGGCCGACCGCCCCCAGCGGGCCCTGATCCGGCCGGCCCAGTGGCTGCTCGACGACGCCGCCGTAGGCCTCGACCCGGACACTCCGCTGGGCGAGCTCGCCCACGCCGAGCAGGGCCTCGTCGAGGCCGTCCGGCTGCTGGCCGAGGACGCCCAACTGGTGATCATGGACGAAGTCGCGGCGACGCTGAACGTCAAGGAGATCGACCAGCTCCACTTCATCATCAGCCGACTGACCCGCCAGGGGCGGTCCGTGCTGTACGTGTCCCACCGTCTCCACGAGGTGCAGGCGGTCGCCTCCCGGATCGCCGTCGTCCGCAACGGCCGAGTCCCCGAGGTCCTCGATCCGCGGCAGGTGTCGGCCGAGGACATCGCCGCCCACATGCGCACCCGCGCGGCCCGCCGCGCCTGGTTCCCCGACCGGCTGGACGAAGAGTTCGCCGTCGAGGAGGCCGAGACCGAGACCGCCTCGCCGACCCGCGCCCTGCCGCCGCTCACCGACCCCTCCCCCACCGACCTGCCCCACGCCGAGCCAACCCACACAGGGTCGACCCACACAGAGTCGACCCACAGCGGGCCGACTCACACGGAGTCGGCCCGCGGGTTCACCCCGGGTCACACCTTCTCGCCCACGTACACGCCCTCGTCGACGTCGTACGCACCGTCCCCTGCGCCGGTCGCTCCCTCACAGCCGGCGGCTTCGCAGCCGGTCGCCGCCTCCACGACCATGTGGGCGACCCCGAGCGCGCCGACCACCACCTGGACGAAGGCCGCGCCGGCCCGGATCGACGCCCCGGCGGCCGAGACGACCCCGGCCTGGTTCACCGAGCCGGCCTCCACCGCCACCCCGACCTCGCCGAGCCCGGCAGCGCCCGCAGCCCCCGTCGGCGGCGGTCGACGCGCGATCGCCTCCGACGACGGGCGTACGTACGCCGACGAGTCGGTCGACGAGTCCCAGCAGGTCGTCCTCGAAGTGGCCGGTCTGGACGCCCCCGGGACGAGCGGTCACCCCGTCCACGACATCTCGTTCAGCGTCTTCTCCGGCGAGGTGCTGGGGATCACCGGGCCGCGCCGGGCCGGGCAGGATGCGATCGTCGGAGCCCTCAACGGCCGTGCCCCCGGCACCTTCCGGACGTTGCGGATCAACGGCTACAACCGCTCCATCTCGTCCGCGGAGGACGCCGCCCTGCTGAAGATCGCCTACCTGGCCGGTCCTGACGAGGAGACCGGCGAGGAGCGGAAGCGGTCCGTCGCCCGCGCCATGATGACCGGCGGATGGGCCGACGGCTCCAGCTTCGAATCGGAGGTCGACGGGATCGCGACCATCCTCGGCGCCCTCGAGAAGCTCCACTCGGCCACCAAGCGGCTGCGTGGCCGCCGCGCACTGCGCCACGGGGTGAAGCCGGAGGAAGCCGGCTCCACCCTGTCGGGTGGTCAGCAGCAGATGGTCCTGCTGGACGAACTGATGACCCAGGACGCCGACGTGCTGATCGTCAACGAGCCGGGCCGCGGCCTCGACTTCGACGCCCGTGCCGTGCTGCGGGGCAAGCTCTCCGACGCCGCCGAGAACGGCGCCGCGGTGCTGCTGATCTCCACCGACGTCGACGAGCTGGCACGCAGCTGCCGGCGGGTGCTGGTCCTCGACGAGGGAAGGATCGCCCGGACGATCGAGGGCTCCCCGCTGTCCGCCGCGGACCTCACCGCCGCGCTGGCCCAGCTCGGCTGA
- the map gene encoding type I methionyl aminopeptidase yields MQSAETIEKMREVSRIAANAMHEAGRAVAPGVTTDTLDRIAHEYMCDHGAYPSALNYRGFPKAICTSVNEVICHGIPDQRPLEDGDIVKIDVTAYKNGVHGDNCYTFLCGDVAPEVVDLVDRTKEAMDRAIKVVKPGRRINVIGLAIEKYAKRFGYGVVRDYTGHGVHTAFHSGLVIPHYDSPFATTVMEPGMTFTIEPMITLGSYDWYQWDDGWTVLTKDGSVCAQFEQTLVVTDDGAEVLTVADHPAGDR; encoded by the coding sequence GTGCAGAGCGCCGAGACCATCGAGAAGATGCGCGAGGTCAGCCGGATCGCCGCGAACGCCATGCACGAGGCAGGCCGCGCGGTCGCCCCCGGGGTCACCACCGACACGCTGGACCGGATCGCCCACGAGTACATGTGCGACCACGGCGCCTACCCGTCGGCGCTCAACTACCGGGGCTTCCCCAAGGCGATCTGCACCTCGGTCAACGAGGTGATCTGCCACGGCATCCCCGACCAGCGACCGCTGGAGGACGGTGACATCGTCAAGATCGACGTCACCGCGTACAAGAACGGCGTGCACGGCGACAACTGCTACACCTTCCTCTGCGGTGACGTCGCCCCCGAGGTGGTCGACCTGGTCGACCGTACGAAGGAGGCGATGGACCGAGCGATCAAGGTGGTGAAGCCGGGACGCCGGATCAACGTGATCGGCCTGGCGATCGAGAAGTACGCCAAGCGGTTCGGCTACGGGGTGGTCCGCGACTACACCGGCCACGGCGTGCACACCGCCTTCCACTCCGGCCTGGTCATCCCGCACTATGACTCACCGTTCGCCACCACCGTGATGGAGCCGGGGATGACGTTCACCATCGAGCCGATGATCACGCTGGGCAGCTACGACTGGTACCAATGGGACGACGGATGGACCGTCCTGACCAAAGACGGCAGCGTCTGTGCCCAGTTCGAACAGACCCTCGTCGTCACCGACGACGGTGCCGAGGTGCTGACGGTCGCCGACCACCCGGCCGGGGATCGCTGA
- the glnA gene encoding type I glutamate--ammonia ligase, translated as MDKQTEYVLRSLEERDVRFVRLWFTDVLGFLKSVAIAPAELEGAFDEGIGFDGSAVEGFARVYESDMVAHPDPSTFQLLPWREEAGGTARMFCDIRHPDGSPSWADPRYVLKRALSRASDMGYTFYCHPEIEFFLIEADRQPGREPTPIDHSGYFDHTAQPQGTDFRRAAITMLEQMGISVEFSHHEAGAGQQEIDLRYADALSMADNIMTFRVVVKEVAMSKGVRATFMPKPFTEEPGSGMHTHMSLFEGDNNVFHDASAEYNLSKTGRHFIAGLLAHAAEITAVTNQWVNSYKRLVHGDEAPSFISWGRNNRSALVRVPMYKPTKGSSARVELRSIDSAANPYLAYALTLAAGLDGIERELELPPEAEDDVSSLTARERRMLGIRTLPRSLEEAIEVMEGSELVADTLGTHVHEFFLRNKRAEFDAYRHRVTAFELDTMLPNL; from the coding sequence ATGGACAAGCAGACCGAGTACGTGCTTCGTTCGCTCGAGGAGCGCGACGTCCGATTCGTCCGACTCTGGTTCACGGACGTGTTGGGGTTCCTGAAGTCCGTCGCCATCGCACCCGCCGAATTGGAGGGGGCGTTCGACGAGGGGATCGGTTTCGACGGATCAGCCGTCGAAGGCTTCGCCCGGGTCTACGAGTCCGACATGGTCGCCCACCCCGACCCCTCGACCTTCCAGCTGCTGCCGTGGCGCGAGGAGGCCGGTGGGACCGCTCGGATGTTCTGCGACATTCGCCACCCCGACGGGTCACCGTCGTGGGCCGACCCCCGCTACGTGCTCAAGCGTGCCCTGTCCCGTGCCTCGGACATGGGCTACACGTTCTACTGCCACCCTGAGATCGAGTTCTTCCTGATCGAGGCCGACCGCCAGCCGGGCCGGGAACCGACGCCGATCGACCACTCCGGCTACTTCGACCACACCGCGCAGCCCCAGGGCACCGACTTCCGGCGGGCCGCGATCACCATGCTCGAGCAGATGGGCATCTCGGTCGAGTTCTCCCACCATGAGGCGGGGGCGGGACAGCAGGAGATCGACCTGCGCTACGCCGATGCGCTGTCGATGGCCGACAACATCATGACCTTCCGGGTGGTGGTGAAGGAGGTGGCGATGAGCAAGGGTGTCCGGGCGACGTTCATGCCCAAGCCCTTCACCGAGGAGCCCGGATCGGGGATGCACACCCACATGTCGCTGTTCGAGGGGGACAACAACGTCTTCCACGACGCCTCGGCGGAGTACAACCTGTCCAAGACCGGCCGGCACTTCATCGCCGGCCTGCTGGCGCACGCCGCCGAGATCACCGCCGTCACCAACCAGTGGGTCAACTCCTACAAGCGGCTGGTGCACGGCGACGAGGCCCCGTCGTTCATCAGCTGGGGACGCAACAACCGGTCGGCACTGGTCCGGGTGCCGATGTACAAGCCGACGAAGGGCAGCTCCGCCCGGGTCGAGCTGCGCTCCATCGACTCGGCGGCGAACCCCTACCTGGCGTACGCCCTGACGCTGGCGGCCGGCCTGGACGGCATCGAACGGGAGCTCGAACTGCCCCCGGAGGCCGAGGACGACGTGTCGTCGCTGACCGCCCGGGAGCGTCGGATGCTCGGCATCAGGACCCTGCCGCGCAGCCTGGAGGAGGCCATCGAGGTGATGGAGGGCTCCGAGCTCGTCGCCGATACGCTCGGCACCCACGTGCACGAGTTCTTCCTGCGCAACAAGCGTGCGGAGTTCGATGCCTACCGACACCGGGTGACCGCGTTCGAACTCGACACGATGCTGCCCAACCTCTGA
- a CDS encoding sterol carrier family protein: protein MASTMKTQRQTEKLRHTLAAALRSVQDVVAGLEPADHLLPAVRPGWDVRLLCAGSLWRLTQVVTQLQCPAATRPVTLERYAAHLTSTTQRRYELAVDTAGSDPGTVLAPQLVAVIADVLALLGAGDLPPLVGTGAGQLSLLDYLRVRALEIVLLHDDLARTLEQAGRTVTPPPSDATATATRALADVLAARAPGKAIEVRVPPYAAVQIGDPARATPGGVVIPEPAHTRGTPPAVIETDPTTFLRVMTGRRDWGEAVAEHAIVASGLRTDLSPLLPLVS, encoded by the coding sequence GTGGCATCGACGATGAAGACCCAGCGCCAGACCGAGAAGCTGCGGCACACCCTCGCCGCAGCGTTGCGGAGCGTGCAGGACGTCGTCGCCGGACTCGAACCGGCCGACCACCTGCTGCCCGCGGTCCGGCCCGGCTGGGACGTACGCCTGCTGTGCGCGGGGTCGCTGTGGCGGCTGACCCAGGTCGTCACCCAGCTGCAGTGCCCCGCGGCGACCCGCCCGGTCACCCTGGAACGCTATGCCGCACACCTGACCTCGACGACGCAGCGCCGCTACGAGCTGGCGGTGGACACTGCGGGCAGCGACCCGGGCACGGTGCTGGCTCCCCAGCTCGTCGCCGTCATCGCGGACGTCCTCGCCCTGCTGGGCGCCGGCGACCTGCCCCCACTGGTCGGGACCGGCGCCGGCCAGCTCAGCCTGCTCGACTACCTGCGGGTCCGGGCCCTGGAGATCGTGCTCCTCCACGACGACCTGGCACGCACGCTGGAGCAGGCCGGCCGGACCGTGACGCCCCCGCCGTCCGACGCCACCGCGACCGCGACCCGAGCCCTGGCGGACGTCCTCGCCGCCCGGGCGCCGGGCAAGGCGATCGAGGTGCGCGTCCCGCCGTACGCGGCGGTGCAGATCGGCGACCCGGCCCGGGCCACGCCGGGTGGGGTGGTCATCCCCGAGCCCGCTCACACCCGCGGCACGCCGCCGGCCGTGATCGAGACCGACCCGACGACGTTCCTCCGGGTGATGACCGGCCGTCGGGACTGGGGCGAGGCTGTGGCCGAGCACGCCATCGTCGCGTCCGGGCTGCGCACCGACCTGTCGCCCCTGCTGCCGCTGGTCAGCTGA
- a CDS encoding bifunctional [glutamine synthetase] adenylyltransferase/[glutamine synthetase]-adenylyl-L-tyrosine phosphorylase, with protein sequence MDRLETRVGRLARLGFAEAGRAEKLLSAWPHGADACIDLLADAADPDLALTGLHRLVEEDPDLPERMTDDPDLARRLIQVLGASLGLQLHLIRFPGDIGELAGRLERTPAAALRADLLSAVGADEGAVAPVADRLSGDELRIAYHRALLRIAARDLCATDPSAVQPSVSAELADLADAVLESALAIGRGEIGAEESARIRLAVIALGKTGARELNYVSDVDVLYVVEPVCDAAGAPLVGGDALATLGTKLASALQRVCSAHSGVGTIWPVDAALRPEGKAGPLVRTLASHRTYYQKWAKAWEFQAMLKARPAAGDLPLGQAFVDLVAPMVWQVGGREGFVHEVQAMRKRVVRLIPAKEQGRQIKLGEGGLRDTEFTVQLLELVHGRVDDRVRQAGTLSGLEALVEHGYVGREDGAEMAAAYRFQRTMEHRVQLYKLRRTHLIPEDEADLRRLGRSLGFRRNPAEEVVRAWRESTRQVIGLHQRVFYSPLLEAVSRIATEELRLTADEAEDRLRGLGYADPRAALAHLAALTQGMTRQAEIQRQILPAMLGWFADGPNPDAGLLAFRKVSEGLGRTSWYLRALRDRGATAERLALILSTSRYATDMLLRSPQSVQMLADEAEELPRPLEKLVADFTATALRHDDARSAADAIRALRRAELLRVSMADILHRIDVEDVGDALSTVAAATLEATLQVVAREAAERGEPLPAIAVMAMGRWGGGEMSYASDADCMFVMEDTDDPELQRRAIAAITRLREVLRRPGADPALEIDADLRPEGKGGPMVRSLESFRAYYHRWSSTWEAQALVRCAVGAGDLALGERLLAEIAPLRWPEGGLTEAQVREIRRLKARMEAERLPRGVERSRHTKLGPGGLSDVEWVVQLIQLQHAYEHPELRTTRTLPALRAERDLGLISAADAAVLEEAWLLASRIRNVIMLVRGRASDTLPTDGADAAAVAATMGFEGSGPLKAHYGEVTHRARGVVERLFWGD encoded by the coding sequence ATGGATCGGCTGGAGACGAGGGTGGGACGGCTGGCGCGGCTCGGCTTCGCCGAGGCGGGCCGCGCCGAGAAGCTGCTCAGTGCCTGGCCCCACGGTGCGGACGCCTGCATCGACCTGCTGGCCGACGCGGCCGATCCCGACCTCGCGCTGACCGGACTGCACCGTCTGGTCGAGGAGGACCCCGATCTGCCCGAGCGGATGACGGACGATCCGGACCTGGCCCGGCGCCTCATCCAGGTGCTCGGCGCCAGCCTCGGGCTGCAGCTCCACCTGATCCGGTTCCCCGGCGACATCGGCGAGTTGGCCGGCCGACTGGAGCGTACGCCCGCCGCCGCGCTGCGAGCGGATCTGCTGTCCGCCGTCGGCGCCGACGAAGGGGCGGTGGCCCCGGTCGCTGACCGGCTGAGCGGCGACGAACTGCGGATCGCCTACCATCGGGCGCTGCTGCGGATCGCTGCCCGCGACCTGTGCGCCACGGACCCGAGTGCCGTCCAGCCGTCGGTCTCCGCGGAACTGGCCGACCTTGCCGACGCGGTGCTGGAGTCTGCGCTGGCCATCGGGCGCGGAGAGATCGGCGCCGAGGAGTCCGCTCGGATCCGGCTCGCCGTGATCGCCCTCGGCAAGACCGGCGCCCGGGAGCTCAACTACGTTTCCGACGTCGACGTGCTGTACGTCGTCGAGCCGGTCTGTGACGCCGCCGGTGCCCCGCTGGTCGGCGGCGACGCCCTGGCGACGCTGGGGACGAAGCTGGCGTCGGCGTTGCAGCGAGTGTGCTCGGCCCACTCGGGGGTCGGCACCATCTGGCCGGTCGACGCGGCGTTGCGGCCGGAGGGCAAGGCGGGGCCGCTGGTCCGTACGTTGGCGAGCCACCGCACCTACTACCAGAAGTGGGCCAAGGCGTGGGAGTTCCAGGCCATGCTCAAGGCCCGTCCGGCCGCCGGTGACCTGCCGCTCGGGCAGGCCTTCGTCGATCTGGTCGCGCCGATGGTGTGGCAGGTCGGTGGCCGCGAGGGCTTCGTCCACGAGGTGCAGGCGATGCGCAAGCGGGTCGTCCGCCTCATCCCCGCCAAGGAGCAGGGCCGGCAGATCAAGCTCGGCGAAGGGGGCCTGCGCGACACCGAGTTCACCGTTCAGTTGCTCGAGTTGGTGCACGGGCGGGTCGACGACAGGGTCCGCCAGGCAGGCACCCTGTCCGGCCTGGAGGCGCTGGTCGAGCACGGCTACGTTGGGCGCGAGGACGGCGCGGAGATGGCGGCGGCCTACCGGTTCCAGCGCACCATGGAGCATCGGGTGCAGCTCTACAAACTGCGACGTACGCACCTGATCCCCGAGGACGAGGCGGACCTGCGCCGCCTGGGCCGGTCCCTCGGGTTCCGCCGTAATCCGGCCGAGGAGGTCGTTCGGGCGTGGCGGGAGAGCACTCGCCAGGTGATCGGACTGCACCAGCGGGTGTTCTACTCCCCGCTCCTGGAGGCGGTGTCGCGGATCGCCACCGAGGAGTTGCGGCTCACCGCGGATGAGGCCGAGGACCGGCTGCGCGGTCTCGGCTACGCCGATCCGCGGGCGGCGCTGGCGCACCTGGCGGCGCTCACCCAGGGGATGACCCGGCAGGCCGAGATCCAGCGCCAGATCCTGCCGGCGATGCTCGGCTGGTTCGCCGACGGTCCCAACCCGGACGCCGGGCTGCTGGCGTTCCGCAAGGTCTCCGAGGGGCTCGGCCGGACCTCCTGGTATCTGCGGGCGCTGCGGGACCGCGGCGCGACGGCCGAACGCCTGGCGCTGATCCTGTCGACCAGCCGCTACGCCACCGACATGCTGTTGCGCTCGCCGCAGTCGGTGCAGATGCTCGCCGACGAGGCCGAGGAGCTGCCCCGGCCGTTGGAGAAGCTGGTCGCCGACTTCACCGCGACGGCGCTGCGCCACGACGACGCCCGGTCGGCGGCGGATGCGATCCGGGCATTGCGGCGGGCCGAACTGCTGCGGGTGTCGATGGCCGACATCCTGCACCGGATCGACGTCGAGGATGTCGGTGACGCCCTGTCCACGGTGGCCGCAGCCACGCTGGAGGCGACCCTGCAGGTGGTCGCCCGGGAGGCTGCGGAACGCGGCGAGCCGCTCCCGGCGATCGCGGTGATGGCGATGGGCCGGTGGGGCGGCGGTGAGATGTCGTACGCCTCCGACGCCGACTGCATGTTCGTCATGGAGGACACCGACGACCCTGAACTGCAACGGCGCGCGATCGCGGCGATCACCCGGCTGCGGGAGGTGTTGCGCCGGCCCGGCGCCGATCCGGCGCTGGAGATCGACGCCGACCTGCGTCCGGAGGGCAAAGGCGGGCCGATGGTCCGCTCGCTGGAGTCCTTCCGCGCCTACTACCACCGGTGGTCGTCCACCTGGGAGGCGCAGGCGCTGGTCCGGTGCGCCGTCGGTGCGGGTGATCTCGCACTCGGCGAACGGCTGCTCGCCGAGATCGCGCCGTTGCGCTGGCCGGAGGGCGGGCTGACCGAGGCCCAGGTGCGCGAGATCCGTCGGCTCAAGGCCAGGATGGAGGCCGAGCGGCTGCCGCGCGGCGTCGAGCGGTCACGGCACACCAAGCTGGGTCCCGGCGGTCTCAGTGACGTCGAGTGGGTGGTGCAGCTGATCCAGTTGCAGCACGCGTACGAGCATCCGGAGCTGCGGACCACCCGGACCTTGCCGGCGCTGCGGGCGGAGCGTGACCTCGGGCTGATCAGTGCCGCGGACGCCGCGGTGCTGGAGGAGGCGTGGCTGTTGGCCAGTCGGATCCGCAACGTCATCATGCTGGTCAGGGGGCGGGCGTCCGACACGCTGCCCACCGACGGGGCGGACGCGGCGGCGGTGGCGGCGACGATGGGCTTCGAGGGATCGGGCCCGTTGAAGGCGCACTACGGCGAGGTCACCCACCGGGCGCGGGGCGTGGTCGAACGGCTGTTCTGGGGCGACTGA
- a CDS encoding NADPH-dependent F420 reductase, giving the protein MTIAVLGTGRVGRTLAAGLAGLGHTVVVGTRDPGTTLARTGPDRMGTPPYATWAAEHRDIRLATFAAAAAEAEIVVNASNGAASLDVLALTGADNLADRLLIDVANPLDFSAGFPPTLLLKDTDSLAERIQRGYPRTRVVKTLNTLTADLMVHPETLPEETTVFVSGNDADAKATVTALLTSFGHTDVVDLGDITTARGTEMWMPLWLRLAGALGTPYFNLKIVR; this is encoded by the coding sequence ATGACCATCGCAGTCCTCGGCACCGGCCGGGTCGGGCGCACCCTCGCGGCCGGCCTCGCGGGGCTCGGCCACACCGTCGTGGTCGGCACCCGTGACCCCGGCACTACTCTCGCCCGCACCGGCCCCGACCGGATGGGCACCCCGCCGTACGCCACCTGGGCGGCGGAGCACCGCGACATCCGGCTGGCCACCTTCGCCGCGGCCGCCGCAGAGGCGGAGATCGTGGTCAACGCCAGCAACGGGGCAGCGTCCCTCGACGTGCTGGCGCTGACCGGCGCCGACAACCTGGCCGACCGGCTGCTGATCGACGTCGCCAATCCGCTGGACTTCTCCGCCGGCTTCCCGCCGACCCTGCTGCTGAAGGACACCGACTCGCTCGCCGAACGGATCCAGCGGGGCTACCCGCGGACCCGGGTGGTGAAGACGCTCAACACCCTCACCGCCGACCTGATGGTCCACCCCGAGACGCTGCCCGAGGAGACGACCGTCTTCGTCTCCGGCAACGACGCCGACGCCAAGGCGACCGTCACCGCCCTGCTGACCTCCTTCGGACACACCGACGTCGTCGACCTGGGCGACATCACCACCGCCCGCGGCACCGAGATGTGGATGCCGCTGTGGCTGCGGCTGGCGGGCGCGCTGGGGACGCCCTACTTCAACCTGAAGATCGTCCGCTGA